The Colias croceus chromosome 18, ilColCroc2.1 genome has a window encoding:
- the LOC123699751 gene encoding GATA zinc finger domain-containing protein 14-like: MRLSASLPNIYQWVRTMDLKLLTIICMVWCVTARSPIATSEQKFVQYFKDEPKKITYVGSDKSENHEEYVNTYPWYEFSYKISDPHTHDYKGQEETRNGDKVNGDYWLVEPDGRKRIVKYHANDKIGFNVLVDYCQKKRPYPSQLKDQESRENAEEGSAEKNNKANDEKSSNQENESLNSVKDKHSNESRNSKENNSKELQETKDLNNNKSGEENKGNQSRSEKEAVPKSQVEISSKTKESIMKENMKRRPYWKNENKISNNDQNTQSKNNEAGSNEERKESGKRTHIPNNKKQEKKNESKNSNEVSRENETESKNSQKLSESEKPISKGYEVYEEINENSEESNNVSQNNQIKEEVSEYKNSQQNMTNGSTEKSENETNKKNQSGENEDNKEEIYGYNTFIYHKRRHGRH, translated from the exons ATGCGGCTATCGGCGAGTTTACCAAATATTTATCAGTGGGTACGCACGATGGATTTGAAG ttattaacaataatatgcATGGTTTGGTGCGTAACAGCGCGTTCACCAATCGCTACTTCTGAACAGAAGtttgttcaatattttaaagacgaaccgaaaaaaataacatatgtCGGGTCTGACAAATCTGAAAATCATGAGGAATAT GTCAACACGTATCCCTGGTATGAGTTCTCTTACAAAATATCGGATCCCCATACGCACGACTATAAAGGACAGGAAGAAACCAGAAATGGAGACAAAGTAAATGGAGATTACTGGCTCGTAGAACCAGATGGTCGAAAACGAATAGTCAAGTATCATGCTAATGATAAAATTGG ATTTAATGTTCTTGTGGATTATTGTCAAAAAAAGCGCCCTTATCCATCTCAGCTAAAAGATCAAGAGAGTAGAGAAAATGCAGAGGAAGGGAGTgcagaaaaaaacaataaagccAATGACGAAAAATCCAGTAATCAAGAAAATGAATCTTTAAATTCTGTAAAGGACAAACATTCTAATGAAAGCCGTAATTCAAAGGAAAATAATTCAAAGGAATTGCAAGAAACAAAAGATCTGAACAACAATAAATCTGGTGAAGAAAATAAAGGAAATCAATCGAGAAGCGAGAAAGAAGCTGTCCCAAAATCACAGGTTGAAATAAGCAGTAAGACAAAAGAAAGTATAATGAAAGAAAACATGAAACGAAGACCATATtggaaaaatgaaaataaaattagcaaCAACGACCAAAACACGCAAAGTAAAAATAACGAAGCAGGTTCTAACGAGGAAAGAAAAGAATCGGGAAAACGAACACATATACCTAACAACAAAAAACAAGAAAAGAAGAACGAGAGCAAGAATTCAAATGAAGTTAGCAGAGAGAATGAAACTGAATCCAAAAATTCACAAAAGCTTTCCGAAAGTGAAAAACCGATAAGCAAAGGATATGAAGTATATGaagaaattaatgaaaatagtGAGGAAAGTAACAATGTTTcacaaaataatcaaataaaagaaGAAGTATCCGAGTATAAGAATTCTCAACAAAATATGACAAATGGTAGCACAGAAAAGAGCGAGAAtgagacaaataaaaaaaatcaaagtgGTGAAAATGAAGATAACAAAGAAGAAATATATGGATACAACACGTTTATATATCACAAACGTCGCCATGGTCGCCACTAG